A single window of Methanomicrobiales archaeon DNA harbors:
- a CDS encoding NAD(+)/NADH kinase, with the protein MQIVLMSRIDAEDALAFAASLGELLTAGGHRVEYESNTASCLGRTGVPLPEVSADLLVIVGGDGTVLLAVQQLKTQIPVIGINWGEVGFLADLEPKEAIGFFSHLGDRFSVERRMRISLSADGEPLGDALNEAVIVTARPAKMLRFSVIVEGTTAETFRADGLLVSTPTGSTAYAMSAGGPIVDPRIEGFLLVPLAPYMLSSRPHLISCDRSVGIRLESAKPAHLVIDGQRTWDVKSGTVIRIRRSPEPALFVDVGKNFFEKVDNKLRHL; encoded by the coding sequence ATGCAGATAGTGCTGATGTCCCGGATCGATGCCGAAGATGCGCTGGCATTTGCAGCATCCCTTGGAGAGCTGCTGACCGCCGGCGGGCATCGGGTGGAGTACGAGTCGAACACCGCGTCTTGCCTGGGCAGGACGGGCGTCCCGCTCCCGGAGGTCTCGGCCGATCTGCTGGTGATCGTTGGAGGGGATGGCACGGTGCTGCTCGCCGTACAGCAGTTGAAAACCCAGATACCCGTCATCGGCATCAACTGGGGGGAGGTCGGGTTTCTCGCCGATCTGGAGCCGAAGGAGGCGATCGGGTTCTTCTCTCACCTGGGCGATCGGTTCTCCGTGGAGAGGAGGATGCGGATCTCCCTCTCGGCAGACGGCGAGCCTCTCGGCGACGCCCTGAACGAAGCGGTGATCGTCACGGCCCGCCCGGCGAAGATGCTCCGCTTCTCGGTGATCGTGGAGGGGACGACGGCGGAGACCTTCCGGGCGGACGGTCTGCTGGTCAGCACCCCCACCGGCTCCACCGCCTATGCCATGAGCGCCGGAGGGCCCATCGTGGACCCGCGGATCGAGGGATTTCTGCTGGTCCCTCTCGCCCCCTACATGCTCTCCTCCCGCCCCCACCTCATCAGCTGCGACCGATCGGTGGGAATACGGCTGGAGAGTGCGAAGCCCGCACACCTGGTCATCGACGGGCAGCGGACCTGGGATGTAAAGAGCGGTACGGTGATCCGGATTCGGCGGTCGCCGGAGCCTGCACTCTTCGTGGACGTGGGCAAGAACTTCTTCGAGAAGGTGGACAACAAGCTCCGCCACCTCTGA